One region of Erythrolamprus reginae isolate rEryReg1 chromosome 12, rEryReg1.hap1, whole genome shotgun sequence genomic DNA includes:
- the SLC25A37 gene encoding mitoferrin-1 isoform X3 gives MAGSMATLLHDGVMNPAEVVKQRMQMYNSPHKTVTECIRAVHRTEGLGAFYRSYTTQLTMNIPFQAIHFITYEFMQEQINPRRQYNPRSHIISGAVAGAVAAAATTPLDVCKTLLNTQENLALSSVNISGHLSGMANAFRTVYQLGGVPGYFKGVQARVIYQMPSTAIAWSVYEFFKYVLTKRQLKKGAPC, from the exons ATGGCTGGCAGTATGGCTACCCTTCTTCACGATGGCGTCATGAACCCAGCTGAAG TGGTGAAGCAGCGCATGCAGATGTACAATTCCCCGCACAAGACAGTCACGGAATGTATCCGGGCCGTGCATCGGACTGAAGGCTTGGGTGCCTTTTACCGCAGCTACACCACCCAGCTCACCATGAACATCCCTTTTCAAGCCATCCACTTCATCACCTACGAGTTCATGCAGGAACAGATCAACCCCCGGCGGCAGTACAACCCTCGCTCGCACATCATCTCGGGGGCTGTGGCGGGAGCGGTGGCGGCCGCCGCCACCACCCCCTTAGACGTTTGCAAGACCTTGCTCAACACGCAGGAGAACCTGGCGTTGAGTTCCGTCAACATCAGCGGCCACCTCTCCGGCATGGCCAACGCCTTTAGAACAGTCTATCAACTGGGAGGGGTCCCGGGGTATTTTAAGGGGGTCCAAGCACGCGTCATCTACCAGATGCCTTCGACCGCCATCGCCTGGTCCGTCTACGAATTTTTCAAGTACGTCCTTACCAAACGCCAGTTGAAGAAAGGAGCTCCTTGTTGA